TTCttgatgtatattatattgtattgaattcgaaaaagtatgatgttatttgaaatatgatgtatTACGTGTACAGatgaaagagaataatgaaTATTCCAGTGAGGGGAAGAAATTATTCAACATTTGATAAGTTGTCGCTTactgtgaaaacaaaacaaaacaacaaagaatatGGACACTTTTAGGTCCTAAATAGGCCTATGCTGATCGTTGCATTGTTTAAGTAGGCATATCCTTCATGCAGAGCTGTGTAAAATTCAGCAGTGTTAACATATGACATAATTTCACCACATAGATGATGATAAAAGTTTAATTGATTGCAAAACGGATTACGGGTCAAATCTGTTCAAACATTTTgaagtaattaaaaaaaaaaaactctccaaTAACTCACTTGTTGCATGACAAGGAATATTCCTGAAGATATAATTAAAACTATcctatattttctttgtgttttagCAGGTTTGATCTCAAACGTCTCGAATTGACCAGAAGTGGGATTATTCTtattttgcgatcaaactctaAGCATTTATTACTGGAACTTCCTTGTTCCCTTATAGCTGCATAGACCATGAGAAATTATTTTTCCAATCCTCATCCTCATTTAGTTTCACATCACAGGGCGAGTTTATCCTTACCGCATCTTGGTCAGTTATTTCGTATTATAGTCCTATTATAGGCCAAGAGGGACATATTGGAGTTGAAGTTTTATATGTTACGTTTTCCACTTTTATGGCATAAAATATGATGACTGTGTTTAAAAGCGTGTATTTTTGCTAAAGAGAACCTAAACAGCATAATTAATGGTACAGTAGGCctatcataatacatgtatatctgtgaAAAACTTTGTTGTTTGTCTAGATGCGTATGGTGTTCCTATATAACCCTCCATAtggaaactgtcatcacacaggTGGAGATGGTCCAATCTGAATGTTGAACCCCTGAAATATGCGTCGTCTGGATCTGGAGCAATTAAAGAGCCGTGATGTTGAGGAGAAGGCCCTCTTTGATCTgtttcaagtttctttattGTTCAAAACCTTGTTATGAAGGCAAAAGAATATGGTAACGATCTCAAGTTTATGTTTCAATAACAAATCGATACAATGAAACCTTGTTATTTCCATGGTCCCATGGAATTCTTTACATTGAGGTtccaataacaacaataactttATGATAACAGCAACCAACAACAAGtattaacaacaaaaatgaaaaagaggaaaatactTATGTCCTCTTTGTCAAGGGAAGATGAATATATAAATTCTTGGATACATAAAGTATAAATCTGCACAAATTAATCAATAGTATATTCTTTGCCTCTTGCTTGAAAAAGTCTCTTGAAGGTGGAtggattttcaaaaattatacCTTAAtcaacaattttatattttcttcataggtGCCACATTCGAatgtataatgaaattcatctccTATAGCTTTTTTGTTGCATTTACACAAGTTGTCAGTTCACTAGCTGAGCTGAGTGCACCTGTCCTCGTCCTCACAGAACTTTGTAGCAATTGCGCTCATGTAAAAACGCCCATTAAAATATTTATTTTAGtttaaaattatcaaaaaaataagtttaaaataattaattaataaatgTAGTTGATTTCTGattttgcataatttctataaaaagaaaataatgactaCAATACACTAAACTCGAACGAGTCTGGTATTTCTTTCGCCATGGcattcatgacgtcatttacaAGCCGTCGCAGCTCCCTCCTGCGTGTGTGATTGTACGTGCatatatgcataatgatgcTGTACTTCTGTATTTTATGCTGCAGGTACCCTACGTGGTATGGATCCGGGAAGAACAGTCAACTCAGTTGAACCCAGTGCAGCAGCACCTAGTGGAACACTTTATTCGGTCGGCGATCTAGGAGACGCGAAGACAGATCAAATAGCAAGTGGTTACCCAAGATAATCGCTTCGCGTTTCGTCTGATTGTCTGTAAGTACCATTATTTTGGATGTATTTTCGGCAGTAAACATGGTAAACTATCCATCTGGcatctcttctcttcttcttcagacTTCTTCATAGTCTACATAACAAACAGTGTAGCTTCACCTGCCTGTCTGTAGACAGTGTAGTGACACTGACACTGTCACTGGAACAGTGACAGTCAGTTGGTCTAGTGTAACTTGGTTGTAattattaacccgttgatgACTGATTGtagggcaaaatcgtgaaataggccccaccgcagtgcgcgtgcacccgtgcgatgctatgctgtggaaatcggccccaccgccgTATGTATCTCGCGTAAAccccgtttggtggggccgtattcacgagtattatactgtggaagaaagccccaccgccatgcttatctaccgatgaacgccacacggtggggctgaattcacgagtataaacaggcgagccgccgtagtatttgtacggatacgcagtggtggggcctatttcacgagtatgccgaTTGTAGCTACTGTAGATAATTATCTGCTATGTGGTTATGGAGAGCTGTCTCGTCGGGCTTCCTGCTCTGGAAAGACattgtatggttgaggggtctagatatcgcgcacgaaaatttgaaatgctcttacaatagaagttattccataatcgtacctgaatttctcaatgaatatcacgaaaatgcagaaaaatcacctcccagaatctcctgatgatacgatgacggagtagtgtcgccgtttgtatgtcggacttttttttatgcgttcaccttctcggggtatgtaaagatcgcgcagctgccctatgtagtttcatgcgtgaaagtgtctgcccctctctgcggctgtagcgtgcttcggctttcgtagattatcaacgatcgatcgaacaaattacgaattctatcggctacgatcatacgaacgagacaagcgagacgacccgtctaggctacaacatccttaaaaaaaaagattttaagctaaggtaggtaaattataaggtaaaaaattggaaatttagtgaaaaatttgttccaaaaaattggaaattttgtgaaaaatttgtttgaaatcaaaatttcttacctgctttcttctcatgtttagcggttgtcaggtatttttattccatgggcgtatcggcaaattttgcgcttagtcctacgcgtaatattgcttgctatacgcagttacgctatgcgcgatcattaagtccctgcgcgagacctagtacccttactataacTGTTTGGGCCTACTACATACACGACATTAACATAGGTCTAGTCTTGTAATGATGCCTTCCCACTTTCAAGTAGGATGGGGGGTTGGGTGTCCGGACACTTAAAAGACTCTCGCGTACCAAGCCAAGGAGCTATTGCGCGTACTGACTTGCTTTATTTATTTTGAATACGCATTTACGCACAGCTCCTCACTGACAAACAACTGTTTACGTAGGCGCGTATTACTAATATTAGGTCAAACCAGACGCACTTTAcagtacgcgtccggtcccacaacctgTCCGGACACCCAATAACTGGGTATTTTTTAACCCTACTAGTACTACATATCGACCGCCCTTATTTAAACCGACCGCGTAGTATTGGCGCACAGAACGTTTAGTACGCACTTCAATGtgcgcagagcacataaaaatggattggctttgactgttgatgaggatgtgtgggaaaatgcgaaaattcactgttcattttaatatggttttaatcaaggacaaaatttcaaatgaatattttcaccgaatcgtaatgtaatgtctatgagactatggaagtttctaaaaagcttcgtacaacacggtgttcaatacaactcggtttgcgtgcattgtcaatgcaaaaacagcggtcgatctcaatAAGGAGCATTActgcggggagctgaaacgaggccacgcaagatcgacggcgatatttttgcactaaTCGAAATGGGAACAATGGCATgtgatagtgctggattttctaaatcacgtaggtcaagtttttacatgaatttcagtgttaaatattgttatcaagcaaataaagattaggcggtcgatgtgtagtaggtccaaccataacTTCCACTGTGTAGCAAAATATGTcaaatttgaatgttttgaCTTCTTAAATTGCAGAGCATGTGAATCTGTTCTACTTAGGTCTACAtgtaaggccaagtaaaaaaagaaaccagtttctcgtcctcgcgcgtatcgattttggccgccgcatcgatttttttactatttactattttcaaaatggcgctgagaataccaagaaattcataattctcgtcccagcccgctccccgcccgcatcgattttcagttgccgaatcgacttttttgatatttactattttttcggccgccgaaaaaagaaattgacaataatattcacctaccaatggtgatgtctcatttctaattacgccttgcgtcctctacttagctgtagtacagctgtagcttctgtagtgcgtatgtaataacgcatgcatttcacactgctccacaaagcagtcgaactgtagttggatggccctgggctgtgatgtacagcgcactcggtacgtcgtgaacgcgatagcggcaacatttttgcgaacaatcgctgatattccacgcgtatttcgcgcattgttcgtatttttccccgtttctcatattttaagcggatgaattgcactgtacaaatgcttgtgaggattgtgtggagtttgtatacattttcctgtcattgtgactatgtgcatgtgcgtgcagtgtcggaaggtacggtaatgcagtggccgtgccgcaccatttattggcaaagtgtgcgtgtctgtagctgtgtagaggcccgtacactctgctctgtaacgttgcatctgacggcAATGTACTGTTATTTTGAAGATAgaatgaatgcgcttttccagcaaatgtagatttattaaatgggtgtatctacaaaataaataacttttccacggattctggtttgtctcgtatttctgcgggatacttttctgactttacgatgtaaattcacggacacggccgtgagtcgtatcatctgtagtgtggtatacaatcattcatcatccaaatgatgagtgattatcaaatgtctttttagaacatgaagaaacatctttaaatgtttaatgctataatgccatatgagtatcattttgacatccatctgcaattgtacaagccagtttccagttgaatgtgctacaatattgtactgtgaagaaatgcagatacataccagctgtgtggacacaaacagtcacaaacaccaatgataaataaagcagtgttttgaatatcatggaatttatttcagtcgtacatttgttgaaagacatgttttatacctgtttcaattaatagcacaatacatcagaattgcaagtacactggtatcagaaatgccattacaacactaaataccagttttaagatggtcattttcccttgacatctgtagtggaaagaaaaagcaaatgtatttctgcattcatgaagtttcatttcaagtatggtacatatatatttgtttgaaaatgcacagagtgcaggcaagacatacacttgggacctggtcttgaacacagctaccagagtgatatttcatttcataaattggatatagaaaatagtaaagtcctctctcgttacctttctcagaattaccggacgagaaacacatattactttcattttgacaatcctcgaaaaaatagtaagatatcaaatagtaaggacctccctcatcgccttgctcaaaaaacccggacgagaaactactttctttttttacttggcctaattGATTGCATCAACTTCAGACTTGAATTAAACTAGTAAAGTTTAGTGTTGATTGTCGGTTAACTTGGTAGTGACATTGGTACTCGGCctaaatcataatcatatttacaGTCATAAAGACAGTAGTGACcagtagtactagtagtgtGCAGCGTTGCCTTTCCTTTATAGATGGTGCTTACAGTCAAGTTTGTTTATATTGTGGACTCCAGATTCAGTCGTCATATTCAAGGTGTGGTCTCACTGATGCTTTACTAATGCTATACACACAggacagcttttttttttttttttttttttacatcacgcAATACTGCCGTAATATATGAAAGTACAGCAATGTTTGAATAGCTACACTTACAGACAGAACTTCTCTCACTTTTAATTTCAGCTACAAAGACAAGACCAGCTGACTGAGATATGGGGTAAATTGTGCCTAACTCTTGAGTGAGGGGTAAACAAAACATCCATCACCATGACTACACGCGACTTGAAGAAAGCACTGAGAGCAGAGGGAGGAGGGGACGCTCTCCCTCTGCTGAGTTCAACGCATGAAGATGAGCAGGCATTCCACGAGTTGAGAAAGAAACAGGAAGCTCGCCGCATCGAGGCAACTCGCACAGAAGCAGATGCTATGCTTGCAGAGCGGGGTTATGGTAATGACTTTGACGGAGAGTATCTTCTCCAGTTCTCGGCCAAGCAGAAGCGCAAGACAGTCCTTATCTTCCATGATGCCTTCTTCTTGATTCTTGACTATCTACAGTTCTACGCACTCATTATGGCCATTGCCCTGCGCTGGCCTTGGCCATATGGATGGATGCAGTACACTCGCTTCATCCTCTTTGCAAACCTGGATATCTGGGAGTTCCTCAAGCTGAACACGCCCAGTATCTATGAGGCAACAGTTGATAGGTTCATTGACAGCACTCTTCTTCCCTTTGACTATCGCTTCCTGTTGCTGGCCTGGGCcatattcattttcttgttcatcACAATGTATGTCATTTTGTACATCAGCATGTACTATCAGAAGAAGTACAATCTGCTTCTCCAGGTGGCACGGTTCAAGCGCACTTACTTGCTCCTGGTGCAAGTGTTTGTGATGCCTGTAGGGGTTGCCCTAGCCAAGGTCTTTCACTGCAATGTGGAGAACAACATGGACGTCCACAACCAAACACCATGTGGCAGTGCCGAGCACATTGCCTACATGGGAGTTTCCCTGGCCATCTTCTTTGGGCTCTTTATCCTCATTCCCGCATGGATGATTGTGAAGATCAAATCTCAGATCTTCAGTCTGAAGGCACAGCGTCATGAAGGCCACCTGCAGCTCAAGGAGGCTGAGTATGCCCATTCTCTGGACCTCATCTGGGCACTGAACCTCTATCACATGTTctcctccttttctctcttctggGTGTACTTCCGCCCAATCATGTTCTTCCTCAAGCTCATCTTCATTGTGGCCTATGCTGCCATGCTGTGGCTCCCAACCTGGCAGATGCTGGTGATTACCATCCCCATCCTTCTTCTCTTTGTTGTCATGGTAGTCAAGTGGCCTTTCAGAGTCAGGTGCTTCAACTTCCAGTTGGGACTGACCTTCCTCTGCATGCTCATTCTGGCGTTCATGGGCTTCATGCAGAACATGGATGGACTAGATTCGGTCTTCTTCACAGTGGACTACCTCTTTCTGGAACTTCTGGTCCTGAATGTAGGTTGGCTTGGGATGACCATCCTGTGGCTTGTCTATGTGATCCTCCGCTACACTGGCTGTCTCTGTAAATCCAGACCACTTTGGCCTCAACTCACCAGTAGCGGTCTTGATCGGCTCGACGAGAACACCCAGAAGTACATGCGTGCAGTGCTGTGTGGACGCATTGTTCTAGAGGAGGCTCTCTCAACCACACCACTGTTCAGTCCTGCCCATGAAGTGGCAAGGCAGATCCAGATCATCAATGCCTACTGCCGAGAGGCAGAGCTCCTGCAGGACCAGATTCACGACACCCTCTGGGATCTCTTGGATGAGCTGATCGAGGCACACAGCCGCATCGCCCAGACATCCCTGTTTGCCGAGTCCGTCAAGCCCTCGATACGGGAGACAGCCAACACCTTCATGAAGCTCCTGCCCGAGTTCAAAAGGAGGCTGGCACAGCGAGAGTATGACTTCTGCCTGATGACGTCCCAGAAGAGACGAATGCTTCTCAAAATGTATACACTCGGTGAGttgttttaatttcttctttttcttgaagTAATTTTGTTTGATATGATGTACTGATTTAGGCCAACACTTTCATCTGTTTCTTATCTgtagtacagttcgacctcgattatccggcctccttttatccggaaatctctattatccggacgcgttcacgcagtgaaggacttttttttcatccaaaaattgagaaaaaacagtgacttttatggatctatttcactaatttcataagatgtgcatgataggtttctcaatatctaacgaggtaaaacatgtatgattttcacataaatataatactttatttttgtgaagaagggactacaattttgcgctggctagcatagattacaccaccgtttgcggggtacgctacctgcctagctgccagtgcactgggacggcagcttggacggcagctatatacattgacattgtgtctcccatatccggccaattcgcttatccggatgagcaaCAGATTTCTCTTTGGTTAGTTTGCCTGAAATTGTGGTAATCGTTTTCTTTTTACCCTATTATCATGTAATATTGTCCATCATTTTCTTGCAGGTGTGTTTGTTAATGGCAGAGTGGCAAAATCCAAGCCAGCAGCTCAGAGGGAGGCTGTGGAGAAACTCTACAACCCTCTAGTGTCTGTGGTCCTGCAGAATAGAGGAGTTGAAGGTAAAGTTGCATGGGAAAACGCTGAGATCTGTATATACTGTTCAGTGACCTGTACAAGTAGAAGTCTTATCTTGTAGTGAGGATGTAATTGGggcacattatttcattttacagtCTTATAAAAGACTATATGTCATAAATTGCGGGCACTTCATTAGCAGCCTTTTATTGTTGATGTACATAATCTTAGAAATGTGGGTTTTGTTAGCTCATAGAAAGTACTGAAGAAATGCATTAATGTGCCAAATAAATTCTACAACCAATTCAAGTTTTACTTAATGAATAAATGCCTAACATCTCATATTATAGTTTTAATTTACACCCTGCCAAGCCtcttaacatacatgtagtttaagTAGTCAAGTGTTTGTGATCATCATGTCAGGTGATTTTGATATCAACAGTGGAGCATCTTGAGATTCATGTTATGTTTTTTATGTGCTGTCAAAGCTGTTTTCCACAGCCACTAAACTGTAGATAGAGAGCTGACAAGAGGGTGGTGTCCTGGGGGCACTTCATCAACCATTGTgtctgatatattttttttttctgacaaatttcctgtcagccaatcagatgcaaggattttattagcttataacaatttgttatgaaaaaaaaaagaactgacaAATtgcttgatgaaatgccccccagagtTACCATGGTATATCGTTTATCACAGTTTTTCTCCATGGAATATTTGAAGTCGTGATCAGGCTGCTTATCATCTCCATTCCTCATCACTTACAATGATTTTCTCCAGGTGATGAGGGTTACTATGGCAACGACTACAATCAGAAAGAACTGGAGGCAGGACCCACTGGGTATCGTCTGAAGCAGAGGCAGGGACCGGCAGTGATTATGGAGATCGATGAGGAGGATGACGATGAAGAGGAAGACTTGATGCCGCCCTGGATGCGACCTCCAACATCTGTATCTGTAAGAAGCAGACTTTTTTGTAGCTAACCTCCATGATGCAGGTGTCTACTACTGTATgctatgccatatatttagcgagtctacaTTTTTGCCTATCGTGCCGACGTGACGaattcgcaagtggttaaattcgcgatcaggagtaggcctactgtactgaacggagaaatgcaTACGTGTGTGTagcattcatatcaggatcagagtcatttttttgtgtatctttaatttcatgaatagcacctgactcgcgaaattcatgaaaataaaaacctcgcgaaatatttggtgtattcAGTATACAATGTTTCATATATTGTATCAGGAAATGTGTGGACCCTTCACTTGGAGTTAAGTGCCATGCAATAACACTATGCTATATTGGAGATGTTTACATCATGGTTAGGATGCAACTGT
This sequence is a window from Diadema setosum chromosome 13, eeDiaSeto1, whole genome shotgun sequence. Protein-coding genes within it:
- the LOC140236963 gene encoding uncharacterized protein; translated protein: MTTRDLKKALRAEGGGDALPLLSSTHEDEQAFHELRKKQEARRIEATRTEADAMLAERGYGNDFDGEYLLQFSAKQKRKTVLIFHDAFFLILDYLQFYALIMAIALRWPWPYGWMQYTRFILFANLDIWEFLKLNTPSIYEATVDRFIDSTLLPFDYRFLLLAWAIFIFLFITMYVILYISMYYQKKYNLLLQVARFKRTYLLLVQVFVMPVGVALAKVFHCNVENNMDVHNQTPCGSAEHIAYMGVSLAIFFGLFILIPAWMIVKIKSQIFSLKAQRHEGHLQLKEAEYAHSLDLIWALNLYHMFSSFSLFWVYFRPIMFFLKLIFIVAYAAMLWLPTWQMLVITIPILLLFVVMVVKWPFRVRCFNFQLGLTFLCMLILAFMGFMQNMDGLDSVFFTVDYLFLELLVLNVGWLGMTILWLVYVILRYTGCLCKSRPLWPQLTSSGLDRLDENTQKYMRAVLCGRIVLEEALSTTPLFSPAHEVARQIQIINAYCREAELLQDQIHDTLWDLLDELIEAHSRIAQTSLFAESVKPSIRETANTFMKLLPEFKRRLAQREYDFCLMTSQKRRMLLKMYTLGVFVNGRVAKSKPAAQREAVEKLYNPLVSVVLQNRGVEGDEGYYGNDYNQKELEAGPTGYRLKQRQGPAVIMEIDEEDDDEEEDLMPPWMRPPTSVSVMSGVSSINDRDDDDLTAMMYGIPSRMGTAASVAYTTQSAGSVQRPPRAISQSSARSQRGSSSSSQTSIRVPSRLGNNIEDIPEEL